In Luteibacter mycovicinus, a genomic segment contains:
- a CDS encoding peptidoglycan D,D-transpeptidase FtsI family protein, translating into MKARYGKPVVPSRRRGQGPSPRKRMTVVVALLCVAASGLVVRAFDLQVVRKQFYQDQGDARFLREMPIAVSRGTIFDRNGEPLAVSTPVASIWANPPEVLENADRIPELAKALHVDADDLKQKIEQRADKEFMYIARQLRPEDAQAIVDLKIPGISSQREYRRYYPSGAVNSHILGFTNIDDHGQEGLELAFDEWLSGKPGAKRVIRDRMGHVVEDVELVREPQPGRDITLSIDRRIQYLAYSALKDALEKNKADSGSIVVMDVHTGEVLGMANLPSFNPNAVRGSTPNDRRNRAVTDVVEPGSTMKAFTMAAALTSGKYTPTSPLIETSPGTWMMGGHPVRDTHNWGTLTPTGVITKSSNVGAAKIAMTLDTDFLYSMWKSFGIGNSTGSGFPGEAAGYLPVSRTWKPIEKSRMAYGYNLSVTPLQLATGYAGIANGGALRAPSFIKGADNPPTQVITPEIAHELVRMLETVLQPGGTGYGFASVANYSVAGKTGTSHKFSVGGYFAKNYISLFVGMIPASNPRLVTVVVINDPQGGHYYGGSVAGPAFAQVMEGAVRLLDIPPDNVGRWYVGGPSQGGLIGTANAPPPQADDSAAEEVVP; encoded by the coding sequence ATGAAGGCGCGCTACGGCAAGCCCGTCGTGCCCAGCCGCCGTCGCGGTCAGGGCCCGAGCCCGCGCAAGCGTATGACCGTCGTCGTGGCGCTGCTCTGTGTCGCCGCGTCGGGTCTGGTCGTGCGCGCGTTCGATCTGCAGGTCGTGCGTAAGCAGTTCTATCAGGACCAGGGTGACGCGCGCTTCCTGCGCGAAATGCCCATCGCCGTGTCCCGCGGCACGATTTTCGATCGCAACGGCGAGCCGCTGGCCGTGTCGACCCCGGTCGCCTCGATCTGGGCCAACCCGCCCGAAGTACTCGAGAACGCCGACCGCATCCCTGAGCTGGCCAAGGCCCTGCACGTCGACGCCGACGATCTGAAGCAGAAGATCGAGCAGCGCGCGGACAAGGAATTCATGTACATCGCTCGTCAGCTGCGTCCGGAAGACGCACAGGCGATCGTCGATCTGAAGATCCCGGGTATCTCGTCGCAGCGCGAATACCGCCGCTATTACCCGTCGGGTGCGGTCAACAGCCACATCCTCGGCTTCACCAACATCGATGACCACGGCCAGGAAGGTCTGGAGCTGGCGTTCGATGAATGGCTGTCCGGCAAACCGGGCGCCAAGCGCGTGATCCGCGACCGCATGGGCCATGTGGTGGAAGACGTCGAGCTGGTGCGTGAGCCGCAGCCGGGTCGCGACATCACGCTGTCGATCGACCGCCGCATCCAGTACCTCGCCTATAGCGCGCTGAAAGACGCTCTGGAAAAGAACAAGGCCGACTCGGGCTCGATCGTGGTGATGGATGTCCACACCGGCGAAGTGCTCGGCATGGCCAACCTGCCGTCGTTCAATCCGAACGCCGTGCGCGGCAGCACGCCCAACGATCGCCGCAACCGCGCCGTCACCGACGTGGTCGAGCCGGGCTCGACCATGAAGGCGTTCACCATGGCCGCGGCGCTGACCAGTGGCAAGTACACGCCGACCTCGCCGCTGATCGAGACCTCGCCGGGCACCTGGATGATGGGCGGCCACCCGGTACGCGATACCCATAACTGGGGCACGCTGACCCCGACCGGTGTGATCACCAAGTCGTCGAACGTCGGTGCCGCGAAGATCGCGATGACGCTCGATACCGACTTCCTCTATTCGATGTGGAAGTCGTTCGGTATCGGCAACAGCACCGGTAGCGGGTTCCCGGGCGAAGCCGCGGGCTATCTGCCGGTGAGCCGCACCTGGAAGCCGATCGAAAAATCGCGCATGGCCTATGGTTACAACCTCAGCGTGACCCCGCTGCAGCTGGCCACGGGTTACGCCGGTATCGCCAACGGCGGTGCGCTGCGCGCGCCGAGCTTCATCAAGGGTGCGGACAATCCCCCGACCCAGGTGATCACGCCGGAGATCGCCCACGAGCTCGTGCGCATGCTCGAGACGGTGTTGCAGCCGGGCGGTACGGGCTACGGGTTCGCCTCGGTCGCCAATTACAGCGTGGCCGGCAAGACCGGTACCTCGCACAAGTTCTCCGTCGGCGGCTACTTCGCCAAGAACTACATCTCGCTCTTCGTCGGCATGATTCCGGCGAGCAACCCGCGCCTGGTCACCGTCGTGGTCATCAACGACCCGCAGGGTGGTCATTACTACGGTGGCTCCGTCGCCGGCCCCGCCTTCGCCCAGGTGATGGAAGGCGCGGTGCGCCTGCTCGACATTCCGCCCGACAACGTCGGTCGCTGGTATGTCGGCGGCCCGAGCCAGGGTGGCCTGATCGGCACGGCCAACGCGCCACCGCCGCAAGCGGACGACAGCGCGGCGGAAGAGGTGGTCCCGTGA
- the ftsL gene encoding cell division protein FtsL, with protein sequence MKVFGAICLSILLLAVIASAIGVVWTRHESRVLFVELSHLQSQKDDLGVEYGRLELEQATYAEPSRIDADARGKLGMFTPKPQDIQLVRR encoded by the coding sequence ATGAAGGTCTTCGGCGCGATCTGCCTCTCGATCCTGCTGCTGGCGGTCATCGCCAGCGCGATCGGGGTGGTGTGGACGCGCCACGAGAGCCGCGTGCTCTTTGTCGAACTGTCCCATCTGCAGAGCCAGAAGGACGACCTTGGCGTGGAATACGGTCGCCTCGAACTCGAGCAGGCCACCTACGCCGAACCCAGCCGCATCGATGCGGACGCCCGCGGCAAGCTCGGCATGTTCACGCCGAAGCCGCAGGACATCCAGCTGGTGCGCCGATGA
- the rsmH gene encoding 16S rRNA (cytosine(1402)-N(4))-methyltransferase RsmH: MAGVDVHIPVMLDEAVEGLALRENGRYLDGTFGRGGHASAILARLSDEGRLFLMDRDPSAIAVAEAGLATDPRVTLRHDNFATMGEWPALEGGLDGILLDLGVSSPQLDDRSRGFSFMADAPLDMRMDTTRGISAAEFLADADEAEIADVLWRFGEERFSRRIARTIVERRATAPITRTAELADLVAGCVGRREPGKNPATRTFQALRIRVNAELESVERGLDAALDLLNVGGRLAVISFHSLEDRTVKQFIRAHEGRVQGSRRGPPAAAKLARLKPVGKAIFPSDAEVAANPRSRSAVLRVAEKLA; this comes from the coding sequence ATGGCGGGGGTCGATGTACACATCCCGGTGATGCTCGACGAAGCGGTGGAGGGCCTCGCCTTGCGCGAGAACGGGCGCTATCTGGATGGGACGTTCGGTCGTGGGGGTCATGCCTCGGCGATCCTTGCCCGTCTCTCGGATGAAGGCCGCCTGTTCCTCATGGATCGCGATCCCTCGGCCATCGCCGTCGCCGAAGCCGGTCTCGCCACCGACCCGCGTGTCACCCTGCGCCACGACAACTTCGCCACGATGGGTGAGTGGCCCGCGCTCGAAGGCGGCCTCGACGGTATCCTGCTCGATCTCGGCGTGTCCTCGCCGCAGCTGGACGATCGCAGCCGCGGCTTCAGTTTCATGGCCGACGCGCCGCTCGACATGCGCATGGACACCACGCGCGGTATCAGTGCCGCCGAGTTCCTGGCCGACGCCGACGAAGCCGAGATCGCCGACGTGCTCTGGCGCTTCGGCGAAGAGCGCTTCAGCCGCCGCATCGCCAGGACCATCGTCGAGCGCCGCGCGACCGCGCCGATCACCCGCACCGCGGAGCTGGCCGACCTCGTCGCCGGTTGCGTCGGTCGCCGCGAGCCAGGCAAGAACCCCGCCACGCGCACGTTTCAGGCGCTGCGCATCCGCGTGAACGCGGAACTCGAATCCGTCGAGCGTGGCCTGGACGCCGCGCTCGACCTGCTCAACGTGGGCGGCCGCCTCGCCGTGATCAGCTTCCATTCGCTGGAAGATCGCACGGTGAAGCAGTTCATTCGTGCCCACGAAGGTCGCGTGCAGGGCAGTCGTCGCGGACCGCCCGCGGCGGCGAAGCTGGCCCGCCTCAAGCCGGTGGGCAAGGCGATTTTTCCGTCCGACGCCGAGGTCGCCGCGAACCCGCGTTCGCGCTCCGCCGTGCTGCGCGTCGCGGAGAAGCTCGCATGA